In Spiroplasma sp. SV19, one DNA window encodes the following:
- the rpsS gene encoding 30S ribosomal protein S19, with product MSRSLKKGPFVDKHLQKKVEALNAINKKEVVKTWSRRSVIFPEFIGHTFAVHNGKEHIPVYVTEDMVGHKLGEFSPTRKFGGHGDDKKKKR from the coding sequence ATGTCACGAAGTCTAAAAAAAGGACCATTTGTTGATAAGCATTTACAAAAAAAAGTTGAAGCATTAAATGCAATAAATAAAAAAGAAGTTGTTAAGACTTGATCAAGAAGAAGCGTTATTTTCCCTGAATTTATTGGTCATACTTTTGCTGTACATAATGGAAAAGAGCACATTCCTGTTTATGTTACAGAAGATATGGTTGGTCATAAATTAGGAGAATTCTCACCAACGAGAAAATTTGGTGGCCATGGCGATGATAAGAAAAAGAAAAGATAA
- the rplB gene encoding 50S ribosomal protein L2, with protein MPIKSFKPVTPSRRNMTTLDYSVLTTDRPEKSLVETRKRHAGRNNQGVITTRHKGGGHKVKYRIIDFKRNKDDVVGKIATIEYDPNRNAFICLVNYVDGEKKYILAPKTIKVGMQIISGEKTDIKVGNCMKLKNIPEGTVLHNLELRPGKGGQLARSAGSSVQLLGKDEDGKYVTIRLTSGEVRKVLAECRATIGEVGNEDYGLVNWGKAGRNRWRGIRPTVRGSVMNPNDHPHGGGEGKAPVGRKAPMTPWGKKALGVKTRNKKKASTKLIVRRRTK; from the coding sequence ATGCCAATTAAGAGTTTTAAACCAGTCACACCGAGTCGTCGTAATATGACAACGTTAGATTATTCCGTATTAACAACTGATCGTCCGGAAAAATCATTAGTTGAAACTCGGAAAAGACATGCTGGTCGTAATAACCAAGGAGTTATTACCACAAGACATAAAGGCGGCGGTCATAAAGTTAAATATCGAATTATTGACTTTAAACGAAATAAGGATGATGTTGTCGGAAAAATTGCCACAATTGAATATGACCCAAATCGTAATGCCTTTATTTGTTTAGTTAATTATGTTGATGGTGAAAAAAAATACATTTTAGCACCAAAAACAATTAAAGTTGGAATGCAAATTATTAGTGGTGAAAAAACTGATATTAAAGTTGGAAACTGCATGAAATTAAAAAACATTCCAGAAGGGACTGTGCTTCATAATTTAGAATTACGTCCTGGCAAAGGTGGACAATTAGCACGTTCAGCTGGTTCATCAGTTCAGTTACTAGGAAAAGATGAAGATGGTAAATATGTTACAATTCGGTTAACTTCTGGTGAAGTTCGCAAGGTTTTAGCTGAATGTCGAGCAACTATCGGTGAAGTCGGAAATGAAGATTATGGCTTAGTAAATTGAGGAAAAGCAGGGCGTAACCGTTGACGTGGAATTCGTCCAACTGTTCGTGGGTCAGTTATGAACCCGAATGATCACCCACATGGGGGAGGAGAAGGAAAAGCTCCTGTTGGGCGTAAAGCACCAATGACACCATGAGGTAAAAAAGCATTAGGAGTAAAAACTCGTAATAAGAAAAAAGCTTCAACTAAACTAATCGTTAGAAGACGTACTAAATAA
- the rplW gene encoding 50S ribosomal protein L23 — protein sequence MHITNVIKKPILSEKTYRNMADGVYTFEVARTANKVQIKKAFEKIFEVKVEKVNVINYDPKEKKMGKFVGETTYTKRAIIKLKPGEKLDLLGEDK from the coding sequence ATGCATATTACAAATGTTATTAAAAAACCAATTTTATCAGAAAAAACATATCGTAATATGGCTGATGGTGTTTACACTTTTGAAGTAGCGCGTACTGCTAACAAAGTTCAAATCAAAAAGGCTTTTGAAAAAATCTTTGAAGTAAAGGTTGAAAAAGTTAATGTTATTAATTATGACCCAAAAGAAAAGAAAATGGGAAAATTTGTCGGAGAAACAACGTATACAAAGCGTGCAATCATTAAATTAAAACCAGGAGAAAAATTAGATTTATTAGGAGAAGATAAATAA
- the rplD gene encoding 50S ribosomal protein L4, which produces MKLQVLDAKGSSIKEISVNDTVWGIEPHQQAMFDAVIAQQAAMRQGTHKTKTRTEVSGGGRKPWRQKGTGRARQGSIRAPQWKGGGIVFGPTPEKNYLKHVNKKVRRLAIKSALSLKTQDKNLMVIDQFGIEQPSTKAMIAVLNNLKINDEKLLIITTEGDEVNFKSSRNIKKVNIITSAGINIYDLLNADKLLVTEQAVKAIEEVYA; this is translated from the coding sequence ATGAAATTACAAGTACTTGATGCGAAGGGAAGTAGCATTAAAGAAATTAGTGTAAATGACACAGTTTGAGGAATTGAACCACATCAACAAGCAATGTTTGATGCTGTTATTGCGCAACAAGCCGCAATGCGTCAGGGTACACACAAAACTAAAACGAGAACTGAAGTATCTGGTGGGGGAAGAAAACCTTGAAGACAAAAAGGTACTGGTCGTGCTCGCCAGGGGTCAATTAGAGCACCACAATGAAAAGGAGGAGGGATCGTATTTGGTCCAACTCCAGAAAAAAATTATTTAAAACATGTTAACAAAAAAGTAAGAAGATTGGCAATTAAATCAGCGTTATCATTAAAAACACAAGATAAAAATTTAATGGTAATTGATCAATTTGGGATTGAACAACCTTCGACAAAAGCAATGATTGCAGTTTTAAATAATTTAAAAATTAATGATGAAAAATTATTAATTATTACAACAGAAGGTGATGAAGTTAACTTTAAATCATCACGTAATATTAAAAAAGTAAATATAATTACATCCGCTGGAATTAATATTTATGATTTATTAAATGCTGACAAATTATTAGTAACAGAACAAGCGGTTAAAGCAATTGAGGAGGTGTACGCATAA
- the rplC gene encoding 50S ribosomal protein L3, whose product MKGILGRKIGMTQVFATDGRLIPVTVVEVQPNVVLQVLTKEKNGYQALQLAVEDKRINLVSKPDQGQFKKANTTPKRFVKEIRNMNGYNSGDIIKADIFTAGEFVDVTGTSKGKGFAGSIKRHNYSRGPMGHGSGYHRGVGSMGPIAPNRILKSKKMPGHMGTEKVTIQNLEVVAIDTVKNALLVKGSIPGPNKQFVVIKETIKGLTPKTPTELIKRTVDAKTPEPEIKTEKPVEVVAEAPVEATPTTDAPASVEE is encoded by the coding sequence ATGAAAGGAATCTTAGGACGCAAAATTGGTATGACACAAGTTTTTGCTACCGATGGTAGATTAATACCAGTTACAGTAGTTGAAGTACAACCTAATGTTGTTTTACAAGTGTTAACTAAAGAAAAAAATGGTTATCAAGCACTTCAATTAGCTGTCGAAGATAAAAGAATTAACTTGGTTTCAAAACCAGACCAAGGACAATTTAAAAAAGCGAATACAACACCTAAGCGCTTCGTTAAAGAAATCAGAAATATGAATGGCTATAATTCTGGCGATATTATTAAAGCTGATATCTTTACTGCTGGGGAATTCGTTGATGTAACCGGAACTTCAAAAGGAAAAGGATTTGCAGGTTCAATTAAACGACATAACTATTCTCGTGGACCAATGGGTCATGGCTCAGGTTATCACCGTGGAGTTGGGTCAATGGGGCCAATTGCTCCAAACCGCATTTTAAAATCAAAAAAAATGCCAGGACATATGGGAACTGAAAAAGTAACAATTCAAAATTTAGAAGTAGTTGCCATTGATACTGTAAAAAATGCCTTATTAGTAAAAGGATCAATTCCGGGACCAAATAAACAGTTTGTAGTTATTAAAGAAACAATTAAAGGTTTAACCCCAAAGACACCAACAGAACTAATTAAAAGAACTGTTGATGCAAAAACACCAGAGCCCGAAATTAAAACAGAAAAACCAGTTGAAGTAGTTGCTGAAGCACCTGTTGAAGCAACACCAACAACTGATGCACCAGCATCAGTTGAAGAATAG